From Glycine soja cultivar W05 chromosome 4, ASM419377v2, whole genome shotgun sequence, the proteins below share one genomic window:
- the LOC114408377 gene encoding chromo domain-containing protein LHP1-like isoform X1: MKKRSSSSSSSSSVFEANGVEEPQQPSSCAAAAAAALDELHKEKNENGEETLVPSNPYPNLDDGFYEIETIRRKRLRKGQLQYLIKWRGWPETANTWEPLENLQSVPDLVDAFEDSLKSGKHQKRKRKHVDVLQLTLLKKRSERSTTSYSLRHFPPLTPTNANDYDPKLSELKAPTHTGVQLDNLAIHFQQPIPSRGAKRRKSASSVKRFKRDTDAAALQPISAPINMPDANTACNIVKIIKPIGYSASLSDNMHDVLVTFMAMRSDGTEVMVDNRYLKAYNPLLLINFYEMHLRYTPTP, translated from the exons ATGAAGAAGaggagcagcagcagcagcagcagtagTTCAGTTTTTGAGGCGAATGGAGTGGAGGAACCTCAACAACCTTCATCCtgtgcagcagcagcagcagcagcacttgatgagttgcataaagagaaaaatgagaatGGAGAAGAAACCCTCGTGCCTTCCAATCCCTATCCCAATCTTGACGATGGCTTCTATGAAATCGAAACCATACGCCGTAAGAGGCTACGCAAG GGTCAGCTCCAGTACCTAATCAAATG GCGTGGATGGCCTGAGACTGCCAACACTTGGGAACCTCTTGAAAATCTACAGTCCGTTCCTGATCTCGTTGATGCTTTTGAGGACAG CCTCAAGTCTGGAAAACATCAGAAGCGCAAGCGCAAGCATGTGGATGTGCTTCAACTCACCCTACTCAAGAAGCGCTCCGAACGTTCTACCACTTCTTACAGCCTTAGACATTTCCCACCTCTAACTCCCACTAATGCAAATGATTATGATCCAAAGCTCAGTGAACTTAAGGCACCAACACACACTGGGGTTCAGCTAGATAACCTTGCAATACATTTCCAACAACCAATTCCAAGCAGAGGAGCAAAAAGGAGAAAATCTGCTTCTTCTGTCAAGAGGTTCAAGAGAGACACCGATGCAGCTGCACTTCAACCAATTTCTGCTCCTATCAACATGCCTGATGCTAATACTGCCTGCAATATTGTCAAGATTATCAAGCCAATAGGCTATTCAGCTTCTTTATCTGACAACATGCACGATGTTTTAGTCACCTTTATGGCTATGAG GTCTGATGGAACAGAAGTGATGGTGGACAACAGATATCTCAAGGCATACAATCCTCTTCTG CTGATCAATTTCTATGAGATGCATCTCCGGTATACTCCTACACCGTGA
- the LOC114408377 gene encoding chromo domain-containing protein LHP1-like isoform X2 gives MEWRNLNNLHPVQQQQQQHLMSCIKRKMRMEKKPSCLPIPIPILTMASMKSKPYAVRGYARRGWPETANTWEPLENLQSVPDLVDAFEDSLKSGKHQKRKRKHVDVLQLTLLKKRSERSTTSYSLRHFPPLTPTNANDYDPKLSELKAPTHTGVQLDNLAIHFQQPIPSRGAKRRKSASSVKRFKRDTDAAALQPISAPINMPDANTACNIVKIIKPIGYSASLSDNMHDVLVTFMAMRSDGTEVMVDNRYLKAYNPLLLINFYEMHLRYTPTP, from the exons ATGGAGTGGAGGAACCTCAACAACCTTCATCCtgtgcagcagcagcagcagcagcacttgatgagttgcataaagagaaaaatgagaatGGAGAAGAAACCCTCGTGCCTTCCAATCCCTATCCCAATCTTGACGATGGCTTCTATGAAATCGAAACCATACGCCGTAAGAGGCTACGCAAG GCGTGGATGGCCTGAGACTGCCAACACTTGGGAACCTCTTGAAAATCTACAGTCCGTTCCTGATCTCGTTGATGCTTTTGAGGACAG CCTCAAGTCTGGAAAACATCAGAAGCGCAAGCGCAAGCATGTGGATGTGCTTCAACTCACCCTACTCAAGAAGCGCTCCGAACGTTCTACCACTTCTTACAGCCTTAGACATTTCCCACCTCTAACTCCCACTAATGCAAATGATTATGATCCAAAGCTCAGTGAACTTAAGGCACCAACACACACTGGGGTTCAGCTAGATAACCTTGCAATACATTTCCAACAACCAATTCCAAGCAGAGGAGCAAAAAGGAGAAAATCTGCTTCTTCTGTCAAGAGGTTCAAGAGAGACACCGATGCAGCTGCACTTCAACCAATTTCTGCTCCTATCAACATGCCTGATGCTAATACTGCCTGCAATATTGTCAAGATTATCAAGCCAATAGGCTATTCAGCTTCTTTATCTGACAACATGCACGATGTTTTAGTCACCTTTATGGCTATGAG GTCTGATGGAACAGAAGTGATGGTGGACAACAGATATCTCAAGGCATACAATCCTCTTCTG CTGATCAATTTCTATGAGATGCATCTCCGGTATACTCCTACACCGTGA
- the LOC114408378 gene encoding cytoplasmic tRNA 2-thiolation protein 1 produces the protein MEGEGGERKRGARLCCVCKKSRASVKRPKTLEQICRECFYDAFESEIHQVILENQLFSPGERVAIGASGGKDSTVLAYVLSKLNRLHNYGLHLFLLSVDEGITGYRDDSLETVHRNQIQYGLPLKVVSYKDLYGWTMDEIVRVIGLKNNCTFCGVFRRQALDRGASLLKVDKVVTGHNADDIAETVLLNLLRGDVARLSRCTSITTGEDGPIPRCKPFKYTYEKEIVMYAYFKKLDYFSTECIYSPNAYRGFAREFIKDLERIRPRAILDIIKSGENFRISTSTKMPEQGTCERCGYISSQKWCKACVLLDGLNRGLPKLGIGRSRGSVASDNGNESKVEKSIQGKQCTTLDF, from the exons ATGGAAGGTGAGGGTGGGGAGAGGAAAAGAGGCGCACGTTTATGCTGCGTGTGCAAGAAATCAAGAGCTTCGGTGAAGAGGCCGAAAACCCTAGAGCAGATATGCAGGGAGTGCTTCTACGATGCTTTTGAGTCTGAGATCCATCAGGTAATTCTTGAGAATCAGCTCTTCAGCCCTGGTGAACGCGTCGCAATCGGCGCTTCTGGCGGAAAGGATTCCACCGTCCTTGCCTACGTCCTCTCCAAGCTCAACCGCCTCCACAATTACGGCCTCCATCTCTTCCTCCTCTCCGTCGACGAGGGCATCACCGGCTACCGCGACGACTCTCTGGAAACTGTTCACCGGAACCAGATTCAGTACGGGCTCCCTCTCAAAGTTGTATCTTACAAGGACCTCTACGGATGGACTATGGACGAGATCGTGCGAGTGATTGGTTTGAAAAACAATTGCACTTTCTGCGGCGTCTTCCGTCGACAGGCCCTTGACCGAGGTGCTTCTCTCTTGAAAGTGGACAAAGTCGTTACTGGGCACAATGCCGATGATATTGCCGAGACCGTCCTCCTCAACCTCCTCCGAGGAGATGTTGCCCGATTGAGTAGATGCACCTCTATAACCACCGGTGAGGATGGCCCCATTCCCCGATGCAAACCTTTCAAGTATACTTACGAGAAGGAGATTGTCATGTATGCTTATTTCAAGAAGCTCGATTACTTTTCCACCGAAT GCATTTACTCTCCTAATGCATATCGAGGTTTTGCTCGCGAGTTCATCAAAGATTTGGAGAGAATCAG ACCTAGGGCCATTCTGGACATCATCAAATCAGGGGAGAATTTCAGGATTTCTACTAGTACCAAGATGCCAGAGCAGGGAACATGCGAACGCTGCGGTTATATTTCTAGTCAG AAATGGTGTAAAGCTTGTGTTCTGCTTGATGGACTGAATAGAGGTTTGCCTAAACTGGGGATTGGACGAAGTCGTGGCAGTGTTGCTTCTGATAATGGAAATGAAAGTAAAGTAGAAAAGAGCATCCAGGGCAAACAATGTACAACTCTAGACTTCTGA
- the LOC114408379 gene encoding 50S ribosomal protein L3, chloroplastic-like, with the protein MSIFSIPSPTYRCSISISISRQPLPCSFTAQVRRRGKGKVVMSMEAGIGVMGTKLGMMSYFESDGEVVPVTVVGFKEGNIVTQIKTEATDGYDAVQVGYRRVRDRKLTKPEIGHLQKVGAIPMRHLQEFRLQAVDGFDLNQRLLFDEIFKEGDLVDVSGTTIGKGFQGGIKRHNFKRGPMTHGSKSHRQLGSIGAGTTPGRVYKGKKMPGRMGGTKRKIRKLKIVKIDKDLNVVMIKGAVPGKPGNLLRITPAKIVGKNIPKN; encoded by the exons ATGTCGATCTTTTCTATTCCCTCACCAACgtaccgttgttcaatttcaatttcaatttctcggcAGCCATTGCCATGTTCTTTCACGGCTCAAGTGAGAAGAAGAGGGAAAGGGAAAGTGGTAATGAGCATGGAGGCAGGCATTGGAGTGATGGGCACCAAGTTGGGTATGATGAGCTATTTCGAATCCGACGGAGAGGTTGTTCCTGTCACTGTCGTGGGTTTCAAAGAAGGCAACATCGTCACCCAGATCAAAACTGAGGCCACCGATGGATACGACGCCGTCCAGGTTGGTTACCGAAGGGTCAGAGATCGCAAATTGACCAAACCCGAAATCGGTCATCTCCAGAAGGTCGGCGCCATTCCCATGCGCCATCTTCAGGAGTTCCGTCTTCAAGCCGTCGATGGCTTCGACCTTAACCAGCGCCTTctttttgatgaaattttcaAGGAGGGTGATCTTGTTGATGTCTCTGGCACCACCATTGGCAAGGGTTTCCAag GTGGAATCAAGCGTCATAACTTCAAAAGGGGTCCAATGACCCATGGTTCCAAGAGTCACAGACAACTAGGATCAATTGGTGCTGGAACCACACCTGGTCGTGTGTACAAGGGAAAAAAGATGCCTGGCCGGATGGGAGGAACCAAGAGGAAGATAAGAAAGCTTAAGATTGTAAAAATTGATAAAGATCTTAATGTGGTCATGATCAAAGGTGCTGTCCCTGGTAAGCCAGGCAATCTTCTAAGGATAACTCCAGCCAAGATTGTCGGCAAGAACATTCCAAAGAATTAG
- the LOC114408380 gene encoding MLO-like protein 1, whose product MSGGGEEGATLEFTPTWVVAAFCTVIVAISLAAERLLHYGGKFLKAKDQKPLYEALQKIKEELMLLGFISLLLTVTQNGITKICVRPSLTLHMLPCNLHDAPANHESHFQTFFPGTARRLLSGEHSTPESASKIGYCSRKHKVPLLSVEALHHLHIFIFVLAVVHVSFSVLTVVFGGARIRQWKHWEDSIAKQNYETDRVLKPKVTQVHQHDFIRGRFAGFGKDSAIVGWLLSFLKQFYGSVTKSDYVTLRHGFIMTHCRTNPKFNFHKYMIRALEDDFKQVVGISWYLWLFVVIFLLLNINGWHTYFWIAFIPVILLLAVGTKLEHIITQLAHEVAEKHAAIEGDLVVQPSDDHFWFHRPRVVLFLIHFILFQNAFEIAFFFWIWVTYGFDSCIMGQVRYIVPRLVIGVFIQVLCSYSTLPLYAIVTQMGTHYKRAIFNDHLQQNIVGWAQKAKKRKGLKADGNPGQGSSQESANTGIQLGSIFKKATAPGDSSSAPKADGISSV is encoded by the exons ATGAGTGGCGGAGGAGAAGAGGGAGCAACTCTGGAGTTCACTCCGACGTGGGTTGTGGCCGCCTTTTGCACAGTCATCGTCGCCATTTCCCTCGCCGCTGAGCGCCTCCTTCATTATGGCGGAAAGTTTCTCAAAGCCAAGGACCAGAAGCCGCTCTACGAAGCTCTCCAGAAGATCAAAGAAG AGCTGATGCTTTTGGGGTTCATTTCCCTGCTTTTGACGGTTACACAAAACGGCATTACCAAAATCTGCGTTCGACCCTCTTTGACGCTCCACATGCTCCCGTGTAATCTCCACGACGCTCCAGCAAACCACGAATCTCATTTCCAGACATTTTTCCCTGGAACAGCCAGGCGCCTTCTCTCTGGGGAACACTCCACCCCCGAGTCCGCCTCTAAAATTGGTTATTGCTCTCGCAAG cACAAGGTGCCTTTATTATCTGTGGAAGCACTTCACCACCTTCACATCTTCATTTTTGTCCTCGCTGTCGTACACGTCTCCTTTTCCGTGCTCACCGTTGTCTTTGGAGGCGCCAGA aTACGTCAGTGGAAACACTGGGAAGATTCTATTGCAAAACAGAACTACGAGACTGACCGAG TTCTCAAACCAAAGGTCACTCAGGTTCACCAGCATGATTTTATCAGGGGTCGTTTTGCTGGTTTTGGCAAAGACTCTGCTATAGTCGGTTGGTTG CTATCCTTTCTAAAGCAATTTTATGGATCTGTGACAAAATCAGATTATGTGACATTGCGACATGGTTTCATTATG aCCCACTGCAGGACAAATCcgaagtttaattttcacaaGTACATGATTCGTGCCCTCGAAGATGATTTCAAGCAAGTTGTTGGTATAAG TTGGTATCTTTGGCTCTTTGTGGTTATCTTCTTGTTACTTAATATCAATG GTTGGCATACGTATTTCTGGATTGCTTTTATTCCTGTCATT CTTTTACTTGCTGTGGGCACTAAGCTGGAGCACATAATAACCCAACTAGCTCATGAAGTAGCTGAGAAGCATGCTGCCATAGAAGGTGATTTAGTTGTGCAGCCATCAGATGATCACTTTTGGTTTCACCGGCCCCGTGTTGTCCTCTTTTTGATTCACTTTATCCTTTTCCAAAATGCTTTTGAGATAgcattttttttctggatatgG GTTACATATGGATTTGACTCCTGTATAATGGGACAAGTTCGATACATTGTTCCAAGGCTTGTTATTGG GGTATTTATTCAGGTACTATGTAGCTACAGCACCCTGCCACTGTATGCAATTGTTACGCAG ATGGGAACTCACTATAAGCGGGCAATATTTAATGATCATTTGCAACAAAACATTGTTGGTTGGGCACAGAAGGCGAAGAAGAGGAAAGGACTAAAAGCTGATGGCAATCCTGGCCAAGGAAGTTCTCAGGAGAGTGCTAATACAGGAATCCAGCTTGGGTCAATTTTCAAGAAGGCAACTGCTCCAGGAGACAGTTCTTCTGCCCCCAAAGCTGACGGAATCAGCTCAGTGTAG